One Aliidiomarina minuta genomic region harbors:
- the prpB gene encoding methylisocitrate lyase, with product MTQVQSAGAKLRQAIAAENPLQIVGTINAYTAMMAERVGHKALYLSGAGVANASFGLPDLGMTSLNDVCEDIRRITGATDVPLLVDADTGWGGAFNISRTVKEMTRAGAAGFHIEDQVAQKRCGHRPNKEIVSQEEMVDRVKASVDARTDDQFLIMARTDALQQEGLQSAIERSQACVEAGADAIFAEAVTTLEEYKAFTDALNVPVLANITEFGATPLFNKEELAGVGVDLVLYPLSAFRAMNKAALNVYQNILQDGDQKAVVDSMQTRAELYDFLNYHDFEEKLDALFKK from the coding sequence ATGACTCAAGTACAGAGTGCAGGCGCTAAACTGCGTCAGGCTATCGCCGCGGAAAATCCATTGCAAATCGTGGGTACTATTAACGCCTACACAGCCATGATGGCTGAGCGTGTGGGGCATAAGGCCCTGTACCTGTCCGGCGCTGGTGTGGCAAATGCCTCTTTTGGTTTACCGGATCTGGGCATGACCTCTTTGAACGATGTCTGTGAAGATATCCGTCGCATTACCGGTGCTACTGATGTGCCTTTGCTGGTCGACGCAGACACCGGTTGGGGCGGTGCTTTTAATATCTCACGTACAGTGAAAGAAATGACTCGCGCGGGCGCTGCAGGTTTCCATATTGAAGATCAGGTCGCGCAAAAACGCTGTGGCCACCGTCCGAATAAAGAAATTGTTTCCCAGGAAGAAATGGTGGATCGCGTAAAGGCTTCAGTAGACGCCCGTACCGACGACCAGTTCTTAATCATGGCGCGTACCGACGCGCTGCAGCAGGAAGGCCTGCAATCTGCTATCGAACGTTCTCAGGCTTGCGTAGAAGCTGGCGCCGATGCGATTTTTGCTGAAGCGGTAACTACACTGGAAGAGTACAAGGCATTTACGGACGCGCTGAATGTACCAGTACTGGCCAACATTACTGAGTTCGGTGCCACGCCGTTGTTTAATAAAGAAGAGCTGGCCGGCGTAGGCGTCGACCTGGTGCTCTATCCGTTAAGCGCATTCCGGGCGATGAATAAAGCAGCGCTGAATGTATATCAGAATATTCTGCAGGACGGCGATCAGAAAGCGGTAGTGGACAGCATGCAGACTCGTGCCGAGCTGTATGACTTCCTGAACTACCACGATTTTGAAGAAAAGCTGGATGCACTATTTAAGAAGTAA
- the prpC gene encoding bifunctional 2-methylcitrate synthase/citrate synthase: protein MAEKALGGAGLRGQVAGETALCTVGQSGSGLTYCGYDIKELADKVSFEEVAYLLAHNELPNQSQLSEYKARLKSMRALPQELKDVLERIPAEAHPMDVMRTGCSFLGNLETEQSFDEADSHIERLLAVFPSIVLYWYRFSHDGVRIETETDDDSIGAHFLHMLHDKAPSELHTAVMNTSLILYAEHEFNASTFTARVCASTLSDIHSCVTGAIGSLRGPLHGGANEAAMDLIENMESPAAAEETLLGMLARKDKIMGFGHAIYREFDPRNDIIKEWSKKLSEEVGDSRLYDVSVRCEEVMWNEKKLFPNADFFHASAYHYMGIPTKLFTPIFVMSRVSGWTAHVKEQRANNRIIRPSADYTGPEPRPVPALSERK, encoded by the coding sequence ATGGCTGAGAAAGCATTAGGCGGCGCAGGTTTGCGCGGACAGGTAGCTGGCGAAACAGCATTATGCACAGTGGGCCAGAGCGGTTCAGGATTAACGTACTGTGGTTATGACATTAAAGAGCTGGCTGACAAAGTAAGCTTTGAAGAAGTGGCTTATCTGCTGGCGCACAATGAATTGCCCAACCAGAGTCAGTTAAGCGAATATAAAGCACGCCTTAAATCCATGCGTGCGTTACCACAGGAACTGAAAGATGTACTGGAACGCATTCCGGCTGAAGCCCATCCAATGGATGTTATGCGTACTGGTTGTTCGTTCCTGGGTAACCTGGAAACTGAGCAGAGTTTTGACGAAGCAGACAGCCACATTGAGCGCTTGCTAGCGGTATTCCCAAGCATTGTACTGTACTGGTATCGCTTCAGTCATGACGGCGTACGCATTGAAACCGAAACTGACGACGATTCTATTGGCGCGCATTTCCTGCACATGCTGCATGACAAAGCGCCTTCAGAACTGCATACCGCAGTGATGAATACCTCACTGATCCTGTATGCCGAGCATGAATTCAATGCCTCTACGTTCACGGCCCGTGTATGTGCTTCAACACTGTCTGATATTCATTCTTGTGTAACCGGTGCTATCGGTTCCCTGCGTGGACCTCTGCACGGCGGTGCCAACGAAGCGGCGATGGATTTGATTGAAAATATGGAATCGCCAGCCGCTGCAGAAGAAACCCTGCTTGGCATGCTGGCGCGTAAAGATAAAATTATGGGTTTTGGCCACGCTATTTACCGTGAATTTGATCCGCGCAATGACATCATCAAAGAATGGTCGAAAAAGCTGTCTGAAGAAGTCGGCGACAGCCGTTTGTATGACGTCTCTGTACGTTGTGAAGAAGTTATGTGGAACGAGAAAAAACTCTTCCCGAATGCGGATTTCTTCCATGCGTCGGCATACCACTACATGGGCATACCGACTAAATTGTTTACCCCGATTTTCGTGATGTCACGGGTCAGCGGCTGGACAGCTCATGTGAAAGAGCAACGCGCGAACAACCGCATTATTCGCCCAAGTGCAGATTACACCGGTCCAGAACCGCGTCCGGTACCCGCACTTTCTGAACGCAAGTAA
- the acnD gene encoding Fe/S-dependent 2-methylisocitrate dehydratase AcnD, translating into MNSDYRKILPGTTLLYFDAREAVEDIKPGSYDGLPYTSKVLAEQLVRRCDPAMLKDSLIQLIERKRDLDFPWYPARVVCHDILGQTALVDLAGLRDAIADKGGDPAKVNPVVPTQLIVDHSLAVEHAGFDKDAFEKNRAIEDRRNDDRFHFINWTKTAFKNVDVIPPGNGIMHQINLEKMSPVVQVRDGVAFPDTCVGTDSHTPMVDALGVISVGVGGLEAESVMLGRASYMRLPDIVGVELTGKLQPGITSTDLVLEITEFLRRERVVGAYLEFYGEGADKLTVGDRATISNMTPEYGATAAMFYIDEQTTDYLKITGREDDQVKLVETFAKETGLWADQMKGAEYERVLHFDLSKVQRNLAGPSNPHALLPSSELAARGVSGPVEMVDGKMPDGAVIIAAITSCTNTSNPRNMVAAGLIARNANKLGLTRKPWVKSSLAPGSKTVKMYLEESNLLPELEDLGFGVVGFACTTCNGMSGSLDPAIQEEIIERDLYSTAVLSGNRNFDGRIHPHAKQAFLASPPLVVAYAIAGTIRFDIEKDALGYDAEGNPITLKDIWPTDEEIDAIVKQSVKPEQFRKVYDPMFNLSVDYGEKNNPLYDWRAQSTYIRRPPYWEGSFASEPSLTGMRPLAVLGDNITTDHLSPSNAIMAASAAGEYLTSMGVPEEDFNSYATHRGDHLTAQRATFANPKLFNEMVTDKDGKVKQGSYARIEPEGKESRMWEAIETYMERKQPLIIIAGADYGQGSSRDWAAKGVRLAGVEAIAAEGFERIHRTNLIGMGVLPLQFAEGTTRKTLQIDGTETFDVKGSPSPGSALTLVINRKDGDQLEVPVTCRIDTAEELSIYEAGGVLQRFAQDFLESTVA; encoded by the coding sequence ATGAATAGCGATTATCGCAAAATATTACCGGGCACCACTTTATTGTATTTTGATGCCCGTGAAGCCGTAGAAGACATAAAACCGGGAAGCTACGACGGCCTGCCATACACCTCGAAGGTGTTGGCTGAGCAGTTGGTACGTCGTTGCGATCCGGCGATGTTAAAAGACTCATTAATTCAGTTGATTGAGCGCAAGCGTGATCTGGATTTCCCCTGGTATCCGGCGCGTGTAGTGTGCCATGACATTCTCGGACAAACCGCGCTGGTGGATTTAGCCGGTTTACGGGATGCCATAGCCGACAAGGGCGGAGATCCGGCGAAAGTGAATCCGGTAGTGCCGACTCAGCTGATTGTTGATCATTCACTGGCAGTGGAACATGCCGGTTTTGATAAAGACGCTTTTGAAAAAAACCGTGCTATTGAAGATCGCCGTAACGATGACCGTTTCCACTTTATTAACTGGACCAAAACGGCCTTTAAAAACGTTGATGTGATCCCACCGGGCAACGGCATTATGCACCAGATTAATCTGGAGAAAATGTCGCCGGTAGTGCAGGTACGGGACGGCGTAGCTTTCCCGGATACCTGTGTTGGCACCGACAGCCATACTCCTATGGTTGATGCTTTAGGTGTTATTTCGGTAGGTGTTGGCGGTCTGGAAGCGGAAAGCGTGATGCTGGGCCGTGCTTCTTACATGCGTCTGCCGGATATTGTAGGTGTTGAGCTGACCGGTAAACTGCAGCCAGGCATTACCAGTACCGATCTGGTGTTGGAAATCACTGAGTTTTTACGTCGTGAACGTGTGGTTGGCGCTTATCTTGAGTTTTACGGTGAAGGCGCGGATAAATTAACCGTGGGGGATCGGGCAACGATCTCCAATATGACGCCGGAATACGGTGCGACGGCCGCTATGTTCTATATCGATGAACAGACAACGGACTATCTGAAAATTACCGGACGCGAGGATGATCAGGTGAAACTGGTCGAGACCTTCGCCAAGGAAACCGGTCTGTGGGCAGATCAAATGAAAGGCGCTGAGTATGAACGTGTGCTGCATTTTGATTTGTCGAAAGTACAGCGTAACTTAGCCGGACCTTCTAATCCGCATGCCTTGTTGCCGTCTTCTGAACTGGCCGCCCGTGGCGTGTCCGGTCCGGTCGAAATGGTCGATGGCAAAATGCCGGACGGCGCCGTTATTATTGCGGCTATTACCAGCTGTACCAATACCAGTAACCCGCGCAATATGGTGGCTGCCGGTCTGATTGCCCGTAACGCCAATAAACTGGGTTTAACCCGTAAGCCCTGGGTTAAGTCGTCGTTAGCACCAGGCTCTAAAACGGTGAAAATGTACCTGGAAGAGTCTAACCTGCTACCGGAACTCGAAGATCTTGGTTTTGGTGTCGTAGGTTTTGCCTGTACCACCTGCAACGGCATGAGTGGCTCTCTGGACCCGGCGATTCAGGAAGAAATCATTGAACGTGATTTGTATTCCACCGCCGTGTTATCGGGCAACCGTAACTTTGATGGCCGTATTCATCCGCATGCCAAGCAAGCCTTTCTGGCGTCGCCGCCACTGGTGGTGGCTTATGCGATTGCCGGTACTATTCGTTTTGATATCGAAAAAGATGCACTGGGTTATGACGCCGAAGGCAACCCCATCACCTTAAAAGATATCTGGCCAACGGATGAAGAAATCGACGCTATTGTGAAGCAGTCAGTGAAACCTGAGCAGTTCCGCAAAGTCTATGACCCTATGTTTAACCTGTCGGTAGACTACGGTGAGAAGAACAACCCACTGTATGACTGGCGTGCGCAAAGTACTTATATTCGCCGTCCACCTTACTGGGAAGGGTCGTTTGCCTCAGAACCTTCGCTTACTGGCATGCGCCCACTGGCTGTGTTGGGTGACAACATCACCACCGATCACCTGTCGCCTTCTAATGCCATTATGGCAGCGAGTGCCGCAGGCGAGTATCTGACCAGCATGGGTGTGCCTGAAGAGGACTTTAACTCCTACGCAACGCACCGCGGCGATCATCTGACCGCGCAGCGGGCGACTTTTGCTAATCCTAAGCTGTTCAACGAAATGGTTACCGACAAAGACGGTAAGGTGAAGCAGGGGTCGTATGCGCGCATCGAGCCGGAAGGCAAAGAAAGCCGTATGTGGGAAGCGATCGAAACCTATATGGAGCGCAAGCAGCCGTTGATCATTATCGCCGGTGCTGACTATGGTCAGGGCTCGTCCCGGGACTGGGCGGCCAAAGGGGTTCGTCTGGCGGGTGTTGAAGCCATTGCCGCAGAAGGTTTTGAGCGTATTCACCGCACTAACCTGATTGGCATGGGCGTATTACCGCTGCAGTTTGCAGAAGGCACCACGCGCAAGACGCTGCAGATTGACGGTACTGAAACCTTTGACGTGAAAGGCTCGCCTTCGCCAGGTTCAGCACTGACGCTGGTGATAAATCGCAAAGACGGAGATCAACTGGAAGTGCCCGTAACCTGTCGTATAGATACCGCTGAAGAGCTTAGTATCTACGAAGCGGGTGGGGTATTACAGCGTTTTGCCCAGGACTTCTTAGAGTCCACAGTCGCTTAA
- the prpF gene encoding 2-methylaconitate cis-trans isomerase PrpF, producing the protein MTHPAQIKIPATYMRGGTSKGVFFRLDDLPEAAQQPGKARDNLLLRVIGSPDPYAKHTDGMGGATSSTSKSVILSKSSKADHDVDYLFGQVSIDKPFVDWSGNCGNLSAAVGPFAISCGLIDSSKLVQNGMAEIRIWQANIEKTIIARVPIVNGEVQETGDFELDGVTFPAAEVPVEFLDPASDKDGQGGSMFPTGNLIDELEVPGIGTIQATMIDAGIPTVFINAEDVNYTGIELQEAINGDPDALMMFERIRAHGALKMGLISELGEAENRQHTPKVAFVAKPQDYIASSGKKVTAGGTDLLVRALSMGKLHHAMMGTAAVAIGTAAAIPGTLVNLAAGGGEPKFVTFGHPSGTLKVGAEATRVNGEWTVKKAIMSRSARILMEGVVRVPGDSF; encoded by the coding sequence ATGACACACCCGGCACAGATTAAAATACCCGCGACCTATATGCGTGGCGGTACCAGCAAGGGCGTATTTTTTCGCCTCGATGACCTGCCTGAAGCGGCACAGCAACCTGGCAAAGCTCGGGATAACTTATTGCTGCGCGTTATTGGCAGTCCGGATCCTTATGCCAAACATACCGATGGCATGGGCGGGGCGACCTCGAGCACCAGTAAAAGCGTAATCCTGTCCAAAAGCAGCAAAGCAGATCATGATGTGGACTACCTTTTTGGTCAGGTCTCTATTGATAAACCTTTTGTAGACTGGAGTGGTAACTGTGGCAACCTGTCGGCGGCGGTAGGGCCCTTTGCCATTAGCTGTGGTCTGATTGACAGCAGCAAACTAGTGCAGAATGGCATGGCCGAGATTCGTATCTGGCAGGCCAATATCGAGAAAACTATCATCGCCCGGGTCCCTATAGTCAACGGTGAAGTACAGGAAACCGGTGACTTTGAGCTGGACGGCGTGACTTTCCCCGCTGCCGAAGTGCCGGTTGAGTTTCTCGACCCGGCTTCCGACAAAGACGGCCAGGGCGGTTCTATGTTCCCCACCGGCAATCTGATTGATGAACTGGAAGTACCAGGCATCGGGACCATTCAGGCGACTATGATAGACGCCGGTATTCCGACGGTATTTATCAATGCAGAAGACGTCAACTACACAGGTATTGAACTGCAGGAAGCCATCAACGGTGATCCGGATGCATTGATGATGTTTGAACGCATCCGTGCCCATGGCGCTTTAAAAATGGGTTTAATCAGTGAACTGGGCGAAGCAGAAAACCGTCAGCACACGCCCAAAGTGGCTTTTGTGGCCAAACCTCAGGACTATATTGCGTCCAGCGGTAAAAAGGTCACAGCGGGCGGAACTGACTTGCTGGTACGAGCCTTATCCATGGGCAAGTTACATCATGCCATGATGGGCACGGCAGCTGTAGCCATTGGCACAGCGGCGGCCATACCAGGCACGCTGGTGAACCTTGCTGCTGGCGGTGGTGAGCCTAAGTTTGTTACCTTCGGCCATCCTTCAGGAACGCTTAAAGTAGGTGCTGAAGCGACGCGGGTAAACGGCGAATGGACGGTGAAAAAAGCTATTATGAGCCGCAGTGCGCGTATCCTGATGGAAGGCGTTGTGCGTGTTCCTGGTGACAGTTTCTAA
- the minC gene encoding septum site-determining protein MinC, giving the protein MSNAPVLKGSSFTFSILQLFDNNVEQAIEYLQAKISQAPAFFAQAPLIINIEQVTEQQVPFEQLKAGIETLGMRPVAVVGCETESSRQAVFNSGMAALRSAGNHSEINIPQESEQNTKGKTTQVVKVPVRSGQQVYAQGCDLVVLGPVSNGAEVIADGSIQIYGTLRGRAIAGASGQLGAHIICQNLQAELISIAGDYWLSEQIESEYWKQSVMISKVNDSLQIESIKI; this is encoded by the coding sequence ATGAGCAATGCTCCTGTTCTAAAAGGAAGTAGCTTCACATTTTCAATTCTGCAGTTGTTCGACAACAACGTCGAGCAAGCGATTGAATACCTGCAGGCCAAGATTTCTCAGGCCCCTGCATTTTTTGCCCAAGCCCCTTTAATTATCAATATTGAACAGGTCACAGAACAACAGGTCCCGTTCGAACAGTTAAAAGCAGGAATTGAAACTCTGGGCATGCGCCCGGTGGCCGTGGTGGGCTGTGAAACTGAGAGCAGCCGCCAGGCCGTGTTTAATTCCGGCATGGCGGCCCTGCGTTCAGCGGGGAACCATTCAGAAATCAATATCCCGCAAGAGAGCGAGCAGAACACGAAAGGCAAAACCACCCAGGTGGTTAAAGTGCCGGTGCGTTCAGGGCAACAGGTTTATGCACAGGGCTGCGATCTTGTGGTGCTGGGGCCTGTCAGTAATGGCGCGGAAGTGATAGCCGACGGTTCTATCCAAATCTATGGAACCCTGCGCGGGCGAGCTATTGCCGGTGCTTCAGGTCAGTTGGGCGCTCATATTATATGTCAGAACCTGCAGGCGGAACTGATTTCTATAGCCGGTGATTACTGGTTAAGCGAGCAGATAGAGAGTGAATACTGGAAGCAGTCTGTAATGATCAGCAAAGTGAATGACAGTCTACAGATTGAATCGATAAAAATTTAA
- the minD gene encoding septum site-determining protein MinD, with protein MARIIVVTSGKGGVGKTTSSAAIASGLALKGKKTAVIDFDIGLRNLDLILGCERRVVYDFVNVLNGEATLNQALIKDKRSENLFILPASQTRDKDALTFEGVDKVLKELGDMGFDYVICDSPAGIEQGALMALYFADEAIITTNPEVSSVRDSDRILGILDAKSKRAEEGLEPVQQKLLLTRYNPQRVQEGEMLSVDDVLEILNIPLLGVIPESMAVLNASNKGVPVVFDEQADAGAAYQDAVCRLLGEEVPLRFVKIEKKSLLKRLFGG; from the coding sequence ATGGCACGCATTATTGTAGTGACGTCAGGAAAAGGCGGAGTCGGTAAAACCACCTCCAGTGCCGCTATTGCCTCAGGGTTGGCGCTGAAGGGCAAAAAAACTGCAGTGATTGATTTTGATATAGGTTTGCGCAATCTGGATTTGATTCTGGGTTGCGAACGGCGGGTTGTGTACGATTTTGTCAATGTACTGAACGGTGAAGCCACCCTGAATCAGGCATTGATCAAAGACAAACGCAGTGAAAACCTGTTTATTCTGCCCGCCTCGCAAACCCGCGATAAAGACGCACTCACCTTTGAAGGCGTCGACAAAGTTTTAAAGGAGCTCGGTGACATGGGTTTTGACTACGTCATTTGTGACTCACCAGCCGGTATTGAGCAGGGCGCCTTAATGGCGCTGTATTTCGCGGATGAGGCCATTATTACCACCAATCCCGAGGTCTCCTCGGTACGTGATTCAGACCGCATTCTGGGTATTCTGGACGCTAAATCAAAGCGCGCAGAAGAGGGGCTGGAACCTGTGCAGCAAAAATTATTGCTGACCCGCTATAACCCTCAGCGTGTGCAGGAAGGTGAAATGCTAAGTGTTGATGATGTGCTCGAGATACTGAACATCCCATTGCTCGGCGTTATTCCTGAAAGCATGGCGGTATTGAACGCCTCAAATAAAGGGGTGCCCGTTGTTTTTGATGAGCAGGCTGACGCAGGAGCGGCTTATCAGGATGCAGTATGCCGATTACTGGGTGAAGAAGTGCCATTGCGCTTTGTCAAAATTGAAAAGAAAAGTCTGTTAAAACGCTTATTTGGGGGGTAA
- the minE gene encoding cell division topological specificity factor MinE yields MSLLDFFRTSKPSTASTAKERLQIIVAERRNQGDALPAYLPQLKKEILQVLSKYVNIDADMVNISLEHSDDNLSVLELNVTLPDDDD; encoded by the coding sequence ATGTCTTTGCTCGATTTTTTTCGCACCAGCAAACCGTCCACCGCTTCAACGGCAAAAGAACGCCTGCAGATTATAGTGGCGGAACGGCGTAACCAGGGCGACGCATTGCCCGCTTATTTGCCCCAGCTCAAAAAAGAGATACTTCAGGTATTAAGTAAATATGTAAATATTGATGCCGATATGGTTAATATATCACTAGAGCATAGCGACGATAACCTGTCGGTACTTGAGCTGAATGTAACTTTACCGGACGATGATGATTAA